The Melanotaenia boesemani isolate fMelBoe1 chromosome 3, fMelBoe1.pri, whole genome shotgun sequence genome contains the following window.
TCTAAATTGGTTAATGTAAGCACTTCTACACTTCATTTTAAAACGTCTATAAAACTTAAGGaaatcttaaaaatattttcaagtcTCAGAGTTTATGCCAATGTTCTGGTCCGCCATTAGGGGGTGAATTTGTAAGCTGCAATGACGGCATGTCATCATGCTACAGGTATAGCTGCAGCTGCaaaggtatgttttttttttcttcttttttaaatgcagcacCTAAGAAATCCAATGTCAACATTTCCTGGACAACCTCAGTTGCTGAGATAAGATGATTATCACTTCTTTTACAGATTCATCACTAATTTTACTTCATCATTCCTCATTTTCAACCAACAAAgaattggttttgtttttattcatgtccAAGAACCATTTTACTTATTGTCCAAGAATGAAGTGATGCATTTAGACCACAACACTGGTTTATATAAAATACTGGTTTGAAGACTATCTTTTATAGGACACTTGAGATTGTGATTTGACTTTCACCCTTTTCAGGAGAAAATTTTCAGTGTTTGGAGCAAAATGCCCAAAACAGTGGCATAACCTATTTTGGTGTTGGCACGTAAAGAGGTCAACATGTAATTATCCATAGCTTCAGGACATAAttcactaaaaaaataaataaaaatcaacactACTCTGCTGTCATGACTGTgactgttagcaacataacatCGTACATAAGTTATGTACAATGATGGGAATtctcaggaaatctcagaaatggaataaggaactaGTGGTTAGATTTTGGAGGTGATCTGGATCACAGCCTGGATcgaggaattttttttaaaggattcttcacTATAGGGAGATGGAGATAATTTTGCAATTAGAGCTTCCAACTGAAAAATCATGCCCgcaatcactggcaaaaaaaaaaacaaaacaaaaaacattacagtCTGCGCTCTCCGAGAGCTTCTAGTTTGGAATAGAGATTAACGCTGtttgcttttcagttttttttttatttgtgtgtgttttttgtttttaatatggcCATTAATGCATACTGGACTAATGGAAAGTCAATGAACCGTTTGTGGCACACCTTGCACTGGCTTCATATTTAAAGCAATACTTCATAAGTTTCTAATCTTACTACTTTGTGCCTTTGACTTCTTTTGATGGTAcattgacatttattatgcacataaCTGGAGCCACCGTTGCCCTGCAGCCTCCTGAGActaagaaactgcacttcacaactttttgcCGCCTGgcgcatcatgtgacagctatGTTAAGCTTTACAGCATCCATGTCACACAACACAACTGGATTTCAACACTCTGGACATTCTGaacgtgcaccatggctgattcggTAAGGAAACCCAAGAAGACATTAGTCTAcatcggactgacttttactggttggagagagctcagggaagagacaggatgtaagacagatgctgaattagccgtttTTAGGGAGCGCTTCAGTGTGAATATCTGCCAAAATTCAGCTGTGCTGCTTTAAGCCCAGGGTTTCTGCAGTTTTAATTATTGAGGCAGATGGATTCTTGTAAGATTCACAAAGAAGAATCCATCTTGCCGGGGTTCAAGCACAACAGGAAACAGTTCAGAACAATCAGTGTCCCGTGATAAAAGGATTTTAAACATGAGGATTTTCTGTATGATAACTGGCTGAAGTTTGCTTGTGATTTCATTATTTGCTCAgtattactttttttgtttggttttccaaATGTCCGGCCTTTTCCAAACAGCTGCTACAAAGGAGTTCCAACATGGTTAGACAAACCACGTGGTGTGACAGTTTACAGGCAGGCCAAGTTTATTcgtacagcacaattcaaccACAGGGTGGTTTCAAAACATTCAAAAATGTTGtagaaaagataataaaaaaacataataaaaaagaaaaataaaaacaaatcagccCTGCTCGTTTcctgtaaatctttttttataataaaataccCCTGCAGCCGCACCTTTTTGGGAAGGCCGTCCCAGTTGCAGTAGGCCTCACGCTCCACCTCGTCAGCAAAAACCTGCAATTCACCCTTATAGAACAACTCATTTGGGATTTTCAGAATCGCACCATGAGACCTaagtggaaagaaagaaaaaaaatgttcagtcatCAAAACCGCAGCCCTATAAATGATAACGACAACAAGCCAAATTGAAATTATAACTGTGAGCCGCACCTGTAGTTTCTCAGTAGTTTCGTGACAAAACGTTTGTCAAAGTCTTGATATAATTCATGTTTCATCAGCCTCTCCAGCAGAGACAGTTCTGGAGGGGGTTTGGGTTACACTGTTAAATCAATCCATCAAACACATGACccagtaaaacaaacaacaaaactgttAATGATACACATTACAAAAACTACTGCAATAGGAGGCAATGTCTCTAAAACATTACAATTAATCAATACCCTGGTCTGCTCTTACCGAGTCCATACTTCATTGCATAAGGAGATTGAAGAATTGGTCCCAGCTGCTCTGGATCTCCTGCTAGAACCAACTGACTCTTCTCTGCACTGAGCAGACCTGTGAAACAAACCAATCAGTAAGACGGTGCATTAGTTTcacccatagactgtatataaaagatggacggatcctccgtgacgtcacccgtaggtttctgaagagcaaaaatgAAGCTTATTGGGCGGTTCCCATCATCGTCaccttggcagcgtcacgcctgccgtcgctcccggaaaatacaaaaatgggcaaagtggtggagctgagaagggggctgtgagcgtgggggtggatgattgacacctatcaaactccgagctgcctgtagctaagagccaactgagccaactcggctctaacgtgagctaaccggTTAAagaaggtaggtgggctaaagctaaagcGCACTGTTAGCCGGGTAAAAACCGCGTTTGTGCTACTCTCTCCattcttgccgcggatattggatacctgtcaatcaaaaagaCACGCCCCTtccaagattaaataacatccaaacggatgagttagaaaaaattcacccccctcacagttgtcatgaaggtgaACTTCACCCATTAaacctaaaatggatttttgtaccaggctttaaacatgtttatttctgctgtgaagttgctgtttttaacatgggaatctatggggattgactctgttttggagccagctcCTAgcggtgaactgcaattttttgcacttccgcataggcttcacatttcaccgccgGAGGTTTCCGCTTGCTTTCACCACTTGTggagcactttttttttaaccgttaaaaacaagagaaaacactAGCAATGTAATGTTTAACCTTACCATTTTCACCAtttcattttacttatttttatatgACCAACACTTTTGCAGCCCATGCTCAGGTCTTCAAATCTTTGGAAAATGTCAGACCCACAACTGCTTAGAAAAATTCTGCCCTTCATGCTTCTTCCTCTGAACCAGaccatgtttatcaccaaaaatcaccatcTGAAATCTCAAGCTGGTTCAGTACAATGGGGGTgaagaaatctttttttccccagccCTTCATGCCTTCCTGTCTCTATATGAAAAGAATTAAATCTTTGTGGCAATGGAAGatatttaaaatcaaactcTCTCAAactaaaatcacatttaaaaatcttGTTTGAGACATTATTAAATACAATTGTGAATAATGATGCAAAGATAAATCCTTCAAATTTATCAGAAATACACCCAAGTGTACTTAGATGTTGTAGACACAACATGCTAtggacttttaaaaacaataattttgaACAATGTAATTACTTTGGGATGCTTTCTTCAAAAACCACAGATCCTTGCTGCTAAGGCCCTGTTTACACAACGTTTCAATGGAAAACGCAAATATGAAAATTATGTCTGTGCAGGCGACAATGCAAAGGACCAGAAACTATACAGTGCGTATGCCAGGCCTCTAGTGTGCAGTGAAACCCAGGTGTGTACAGCATCCTCATAAGActgcaaaacacaacacaagtGTTACGTGTCAAACGCTAGTTATCTGGAGCATAAACTCTACCAGATACAGGTTTTGCTccaacagaccaaataaattaaaaaagatgtAGCAGCACAAACATCTGCACAGACACGAAGGTCCATCATTATTGTGCTTTTTGCAGGTTAAGCAGGGTCTGAGTGCACAAGTGCAGGATGACGTGAAAGACGTCATCGCTGCCAAAAGATTCCACTCGCCTTGCGCTGTGAGAAAATTTCCCTCTGGAGGCCATAGTCAAATCTTTGTAGTTTTATCTACTCAAAACGATGTTACTGTGTAAACAAGGGGCTGGAACACAACATAACTTTTGCGTTTTACTGTCTTAGCATTTcggtgtaaacagggcctaaAATGTTTAGAATTTACCTGCAACTGCAATAACACACTCCGGCTCTCCAGCTTGACCTGCTTCATCCACAAACACATGTGAGAAATGGCCAACTGGGATCCCTCCGGTCACAAGTCTAAAGTAAAGAAACATACAGATGCATTTTAACGACAGGAACACTGCATACAGGTAGTACAAACAACACAGTAAGCTTGGCTCATGACTCAAAGAATGTGCCCAAATATCAAACAGACCCTAATATTGTGTATATAGTGTAGAAAAGATACTGTCTATGCAATAATTCAGGTCTTACCGGCCAGCTGTGAACAAAGTCGTAACTATAACTTTGTATTTCATCAGAATTTCTTTttcaggaaacacaaaaaagccCTGTTTGTCATCCCAGTTAGAGTATttctgaaagacagaaaagtgtGTAGTAATGTTTGGATTAATAGCTCAACACCACAattccttaaaataaaacagtttagcTCATGGGTTATAATTATGATCATGAAGAATTTGGTTAAGCTGTGGGACTACCTATTGAAAGAAAACACCTACCAAGCTGTGAATTGTAAAACAGTAACTAATTTCTAGAGTACCTGTGTCTAAACTTTGATTTATACCTGCTCGCACTAAATTGTGATGCTCACCAGCAATATACCAGGGATGCTGCTCGGGTTTCGGCTGATGGCGTACATGCGGTAAACCTCATTCGAGTTCATGTGAGGCACCAGTCTCTCACAGAGTGTGTCACATGCACTGTTTGAAGGTGCACAGGCCAGGATACGGGCTGACTGATTGGCCCTGATGACctgaaaatataagaaatttaATAATCAATTAGTCATGTTATTAAGGTGAAAACTATAATATTCAGTAATAAAGACATTATCGGTTCTAAAAATGATCGATTTATTTGTAAACACCTGATGTGGTTTAAAATCAGAACGCACGATGACATTTTTTCTGCTCATTTTGGAAAATTACTGATGATACGACTAATAAATGCACATATAATCCACCAACATAGAGGGTGGAAACAccttgagttgttttttttttgttttctttgacttttcagagttccattaaaagcaataaaataaatactcaaAGTTGATCTGATTGTCAGGTTGTTCAAACATCTATATTACCCACAGCATATTAAAACcagacatctttttttttttattattgttcagTCAATGAAACATCAAATGTCTTAATTTGTTTATtcagctaatttttttttaactaatcaATAAAACTCGGGTCCACATGGTGTACACACCTATTGCATTTTGAGAGAAGCTGACCAACTGAGTTGATGACCATACTGTATGTTCAAGTTAATAAAAACCTACTTAATACCTGTTCAATAGCTTCTACCAAAGTGATTGTCTTTCCAGTACCAGGAGGCCCAAACACAATATAAGGAGCAGGCTTTGATGACCCGCCTACGATGTACCGGACTGCATCACGCTGCTCCAGGTTCTCTTCCAGCTTACTGTTGAGCATCCTGGAGAGGTGAAGCAAGGATGGATTTTAACACCTTTCACAGCCTTGCACAGAGTTGAGTGAAGCAAAACCTACAAACTGGGTTTGGAAAAGCCAACTCTGTATCCAAATCTAAAGCAAACTTCTCTATATAAACATGTTGACATTCAGTTCTCTGGGGTGGTCAACTTTCCGTGTTTGTACTGGATGCAAACCTAAGCTCAGGCAAAGGAACATCAGGCACCGCTGCACCGGATGGAAACAGAACCTCCCCAAGCTGATGCTCCACTGCCAGATCCACGGCACGATGCTGTAGCTTCAAAGTCAACCTGTTGATTGTAAACTCCATGTTGAATCTCATGTTGTTTAGAAAAGTCTccaaaaacctaaaataaataagcagtaGTTAAAATGCCAGTCAGGTTCTGAGGTATTGAGAGTTGTCCATGATTAAGTGTCTTTAATCCAGCTCTTACTTTCTAGAGAAGCCCAGCTTGACACTGTCCAGCTCTACTTTGTGGACATATCCAGTGTACACCGTGATTGGTGAACTTTGCTCCCCAGATCTAGTCACCCTGAGACAATCTCCTCGAAGAACAGACGGACGATTTTCAGCAACACCAGGAACCTGTTAATGACACTGATGTAGTTTCCATCTTTGCAAGTCATTCCCATTCTTTGGATACACTTTTGATTTAATCCTTTTGTCACCACTCTTTTtataataacagaaaacaaaatataggAGAGTAACTTTAAATAAGGCTACTTCAAACTAAACCCTAGCCAATATGACTTGTATTACTATTAGAAAACCACTGGCTATTGCTATATATGTGATATTGTAAGGACTCAAGATCTTTGCTTTACAAGATCAGCAAATCTCATCTGCCAAAGTTGTCACAATGCATCCTGGGTAGTTTTGATGTACAATTTCTAGAAGCCAGAATGGCTCTGGTCTCTGAGTGCTACAGTAGGATAAATAGCACTTTCATTCGGCCTTATTAATTTAAACCAGAGTACAGCAAAGGTGGTGAAGACTGATGATATTACTTGAAATGTGCATCAGAATGATGTAGGGAGGAGACAAGAGAGCAGACTGATGTCTGTACTGCAGGCTGTTGTCATCAGCTGTTCAATGTGAACATAATTTAGCACATGAAGGTAGTGAACATAGTGATGGAGCTGtttgcctaaattaaaaaatgtttctttgtgaTTAGCTGCATTTGATCTCTGTTATAATTTTCAAGGTTTGAATGGCAGTGATCAGCGTTAAACCTCACAACATGCGCCACCACTGAAGGTTCTGTGTCAAAAGCCCTCAGTCAGTGTTTGtggaaaagtacatttttaactCTCAGGTTTACTAGAAGTCAGAATGATGGGCATCACTGTGGTAAATGGCTGAGAGCTGCTACTTGTCTTGTACTGACAGCAGAGCTCACTTACCAACCTACCAATGATAATTAGGAATTAAGTTGAACATAACATCAGTGTACTGTTACAGTCCCCTCCCAGACTAAATGACATCTGTGAGCTCTCCAATTCCAGTTAGTTGATAAAAACATCAAACGGATCAAAAAAAGATGTTGTGAGATTAATTCTTTCAGAAAGATGTGAAGACCTGATTTACCTTCCTGGTAGCTTTTTAACTAAAAAGCTGCAAACTTTTAACACAGTACAGCTGACCAAAGTTTAACAGACTGTCTCCCTGTCTATACCAAAAATGTATCATTTTGCTGTTTATGCAGGAAGACAAAATTAGAGAAAAATGACttgcaacataaaaaaagatagaaGTCAACTAGCAAGAAGCAGAGACATTCATGCTGCAGAGATCAAAACTGAtccagctaaaaacaaaaaagcaggaGGAAAAATGAGGGCATTGTTTTAAGATCTCTTTACTTTGAGTACGATGAGTTTTCTGTCGTCGTGGTCTTGAATCATGGTTTGATTGTGGAGGTCATACTTTCTGATGCCCACTTCCATCTGTATCTCTTCCAAGTATAGGAGGAGGTGGAACCGACAGGAGTAGTCCTTCATGCTTAAGGAAGAGTTGAGGATTTTCCTGGACGTACAGCACAGACGCAAAAAGGAGCTCAATTCCATAAAATGCTTTTCTGGTAACAGGAATGGTTAACTGAAACAAATTGGGCCAATTTCTCACTTCACTGATGAAAGTTTCTGCCTGGCAGCTGGAGAGAGGTGCTCAGAGTCTTCCATCCCTTGTTTGGCTAGTTCCTTCAGGTATTGAGGGTAGCtgtattcttttaattttactgcTACTGGCATGCGTTGGCCAGCAGAACTGAGAAGAACATAGTACACCGTATGAGTGTAATAAGCATGAATAAAAGAATTGATTGACTTCTGATTTGGGTCCTTTTGTTGATCTCACACTCAAATGAGGAAAAACAGCTTCAACTCGCTCCAACATTACTTTTACTGAAGAGCTTTCCATTTGGAGATGGTAAGAGTACAACAAAACAGAGGCATTGACACATCACTAAtgtgtatttattgttatttattgaacTTACCCCCCCTCAGGTGGTATTCCCTCCTCAACTACATTAGCAGCTTTATAAGCAGGCACCTGGACTCGATTATAGGGAGCTATAGGCCTCAGCTCCTCAGCCAGCTGGGTCTGTACTGTAGCTTCAATCTCCCTGAAAATCTGGAAGGGCACAGACTTTGGCAAATCGAGCTCTGCTTGGAACTCAAAGTACATTTTAACAGGGTAGTATCCAGTGTGTTTAAGTGTCATCCTAACAGTGATGTCATAGCTCTCTCCTGTGGAAAGCAGAATTCATGGCCATTAACAATCAACTCAGTATACCGTTAtcgttaaaaataaataaataaataaattgtgtgTTTGCTGTCTCACCAGGACAGAGAAACAGCGGACTGGCTTTGGTCACTCTCCTCTCGTCCACCAGGGTGAAACAGCGAATCCTGCTCAGAGCACCGTAGCTGTTGAAGTTGATGCTGTCTGAGCTGttgtttaaaatgtggaaatagaCTGTGGTTGGTTCCTCTCCATGAAACACATTTAACTGAATCTTTCCATCGATCGCCGGAGGGACTGAGGTGATTTCAATGCCCCGTTTATCAGATGCCATCTCGTTCCTATGAGAGATAGACACGATCAGACTGTTTATCATGCACTTCAATTTTAATCCGACTTGATGTCAGAAACTCTCAGTAAGTACACAGTAACACGGGAattcatctgtttttaaatgagtgATGTCCTTAAGGTCTGTTTCTACttataaaatcttatttaaaacaaaatcttcCAATAAACACTGTTTTTTAGTATTCAGTTAACAAAAAAGCCTTAGACTGGGCCAGAAtttcatggtaaaaaaaaaactaaataaaacaaacaaaaaaaaaaacaaagtttaattaaataaatacttaaattcaGGAAGTCATTGCAGTCAAAAACTGCACTGGAGACCAAGTTAAAAGAATTATTGAAATGCTCCTGATATCTTAGCCATTAGTTGTGTCTTCTATTGTGGTATAGCATATAGCACTTTGGCCAAAggcagatgtttttaaatgtgctctataaataaacttgaacttattTTCAGCCAAGACAATAATAAGACAATGGGTCCTTTCTGGAGAGAGactaagaaaaaaacacaaaaacatgttcttTGTAAATTTATATCATATTCCAGAGATGGAGACTCAGTCCCATCAGAGGGGGACTTGGTTGCATTTCCAGTAACCTAAGACTCGCCTTGGACACGATTTGAGACTTGTGAACAAtctttttttcatgatcttCTCTCTGTCCAATCTCCTGTCTGTCATTTGCTGTCATTCCCCCAGACGTAACACAGACGTAAAGTCACACAGACGTGTCCGCAGTGCACGTACGCAATCAAAACACTGACCGCACCGGTGAACgcagctgttgctgcagctCCGTGCTGTAGAAAAAttaattaccaagagtctggaatgagcaaaatataacaaaattcattaaaggaaaatgaacaaagaaaaattacttGCAAGTGAGAGTAGTCGTCTGAATCGCAGGAAGTCAAAAGAAGACTCTGCTGGACCAGGAACAGGACAAAAGTTTTATACCTTTTTGTTGACAACTGGAGGTAATCCTGACCTGATAAGTCCAGGACAGAGTGCAGACCTTCCTTCCTCAGAATCTGGAGTTGGGTGCATAAATCTGTAGGTTGGTGCCATAAATAACCTGTGTTATCTTTAAGGAGTTAAGCTATGTCCCAGATCTGCGTCTGCACAAGTACCAGCCTGTACCCACTATCAGAGTTGTGAGGAGATGGGGTCTCGCTGTCCTTTCAGTGAACTTAGAAGACAAAATCAGATCAGAACTTACTGCATGAACAAATGGATAACTGATAATATTTtgaaaaagtgtaatataggaACAATTAGTgtgaatataataaataaatgaataaaggaatgaattaaaaacagaaatgattacAAGtatgataatatataaaaagcaCAATAAGTTAAATTTCTTCCACAACCGTCGCAACTTCTGGGTCTttaaaaacttaacaaaaagcGACCAGTATAAAAGCAGCTAACTGCAACATttgtggtataaaaatccaggacgctggatccaccacatccaccttaaaacacacctggagaggttagtcatTGTAATAT
Protein-coding sequences here:
- the mov10a gene encoding putative helicase mov-10-B.1 isoform X1 translates to MPRLLESLASGLDFITFLGNRINSNNSKSELRSIYNTEFKDREGTKHPNFSNVVYALLKFNKVYIRNGKIFIRVRRQVQIYSDQWRRRWVSQPQSLSSGSVDTADPHAPPTDIQASVLTPKKKLATDVLNKMKNNRNEMASDKRGIEITSVPPAIDGKIQLNVFHGEEPTTVYFHILNNSSDSINFNSYGALSRIRCFTLVDERRVTKASPLFLCPGESYDITVRMTLKHTGYYPVKMYFEFQAELDLPKSVPFQIFREIEATVQTQLAEELRPIAPYNRVQVPAYKAANVVEEGIPPEGGSAGQRMPVAVKLKEYSYPQYLKELAKQGMEDSEHLSPAARQKLSSVKKILNSSLSMKDYSCRFHLLLYLEEIQMEVGIRKYDLHNQTMIQDHDDRKLIVLKVPGVAENRPSVLRGDCLRVTRSGEQSSPITVYTGYVHKVELDSVKLGFSRKFLETFLNNMRFNMEFTINRLTLKLQHRAVDLAVEHQLGEVLFPSGAAVPDVPLPELRMLNSKLEENLEQRDAVRYIVGGSSKPAPYIVFGPPGTGKTITLVEAIEQVIRANQSARILACAPSNSACDTLCERLVPHMNSNEVYRMYAISRNPSSIPGILLKYSNWDDKQGFFVFPEKEILMKYKVIVTTLFTAGRLVTGGIPVGHFSHVFVDEAGQAGEPECVIAVAGLLSAEKSQLVLAGDPEQLGPILQSPYAMKYGLELSLLERLMKHELYQDFDKRFVTKLLRNYRSHGAILKIPNELFYKGELQVFADEVEREAYCNWDGLPKKGFPVIFHGVIGKDQREANSPSFFNVSEIEVLVSYLIQLFETQGKEGLPEISSQDIGIITPYRKQVEKIQKALRSVSALKQWINLKDLKVGSVEEFQGQEKKIIMVSTVRSSIDYVKMDKDYNIGFLSNRKRFNVALTRAKSLLIVVGNPVTLKTDPNWEKFISYCVKMQGYTGVDLKYEKEDDFVAKMASLKILDSEGEADDLQ
- the mov10a gene encoding putative helicase mov-10-B.1 isoform X2, whose amino-acid sequence is MASDKRGIEITSVPPAIDGKIQLNVFHGEEPTTVYFHILNNSSDSINFNSYGALSRIRCFTLVDERRVTKASPLFLCPGESYDITVRMTLKHTGYYPVKMYFEFQAELDLPKSVPFQIFREIEATVQTQLAEELRPIAPYNRVQVPAYKAANVVEEGIPPEGGSAGQRMPVAVKLKEYSYPQYLKELAKQGMEDSEHLSPAARQKLSSVKKILNSSLSMKDYSCRFHLLLYLEEIQMEVGIRKYDLHNQTMIQDHDDRKLIVLKVPGVAENRPSVLRGDCLRVTRSGEQSSPITVYTGYVHKVELDSVKLGFSRKFLETFLNNMRFNMEFTINRLTLKLQHRAVDLAVEHQLGEVLFPSGAAVPDVPLPELRMLNSKLEENLEQRDAVRYIVGGSSKPAPYIVFGPPGTGKTITLVEAIEQVIRANQSARILACAPSNSACDTLCERLVPHMNSNEVYRMYAISRNPSSIPGILLKYSNWDDKQGFFVFPEKEILMKYKVIVTTLFTAGRLVTGGIPVGHFSHVFVDEAGQAGEPECVIAVAGLLSAEKSQLVLAGDPEQLGPILQSPYAMKYGLELSLLERLMKHELYQDFDKRFVTKLLRNYRSHGAILKIPNELFYKGELQVFADEVEREAYCNWDGLPKKGFPVIFHGVIGKDQREANSPSFFNVSEIEVLVSYLIQLFETQGKEGLPEISSQDIGIITPYRKQVEKIQKALRSVSALKQWINLKDLKVGSVEEFQGQEKKIIMVSTVRSSIDYVKMDKDYNIGFLSNRKRFNVALTRAKSLLIVVGNPVTLKTDPNWEKFISYCVKMQGYTGVDLKYEKEDDFVAKMASLKILDSEGEADDLQ